Proteins from one Robertmurraya sp. FSL R5-0851 genomic window:
- a CDS encoding peptidase M23, giving the protein MATTLRTILFILLFAFITQMQINLDSDKTATRQIKNALELAVHDAALAISPIDMANGRIVFNQDLAIYNLSESLKSNLHLDTGAGYVYTPTSNSFFKNDLYISHLEFIDDTVTRTYPYTYINNDYDIMETVNGPSVIAVLTTESPRWFKGGTTYIRQAAVYEYIK; this is encoded by the coding sequence ATGGCAACAACATTACGAACGATCCTGTTTATTTTGCTGTTTGCATTCATTACTCAAATGCAAATCAACCTAGACTCAGATAAAACTGCTACTCGACAAATAAAAAATGCCTTAGAGTTAGCTGTTCATGATGCTGCTCTAGCTATTTCTCCGATTGATATGGCTAATGGACGGATCGTTTTTAATCAAGATTTAGCGATATATAATTTATCAGAGAGTTTAAAATCTAATCTACACCTTGATACAGGTGCGGGCTATGTTTATACTCCGACTAGTAATTCCTTCTTTAAAAATGACCTATATATCTCTCATTTAGAATTTATTGATGATACAGTTACCCGTACGTATCCATATACCTATATAAATAATGATTACGACATAATGGAAACAGTCAATGGACCAAGTGTCATAGCAGTACTAACTACCGAAAGTCCCCGCTGGTTTAAAGGTGGAACAACCTATATCCGTCAAGCAGCGGTTTACGAATATATAAAGTAA